One Corynebacterium efficiens YS-314 DNA segment encodes these proteins:
- a CDS encoding M20 family metallopeptidase, producing MSSQPLPPPTTYLDYMEEGIARRKAEAEALMAAAEGVLADYPGQTVLWRDLQERGEALRDDLRDIAFDLHDHPEEAFEEFHARQVIVDKLAARGFTAETGVYGVETALEASWTTRGYDATRHPTIAILAEYDALPEIGHACGHNIIAAAGVGAFLTATAVLADAERTAPDGLGFEGRLVLLGTPAEEGHSGKEYMIAGGAFEGIDAAIMIHPFAYDIAEHVWVGRRTMTATFHGVSAHASAQPFMGRNALDAASLAYQGLGVLRQQMPPSDRLHAIVTEGGNRPSVIPDEARMAVYVRSLLPEALVELSTRVNDVMEGAAKMAGVGLELNWDIHPASLPVRNNHVLATRWARTQQLRGRTALPAGILPDTLAASTDFGNVSHIIPGIHPMVKISPENVALHTREFAVYARTEEAVDAAVDSSIGLAQVAVDALADPRLLAAARAEFEATGGVLKVADYLG from the coding sequence ATGAGCAGCCAACCACTTCCACCACCGACCACGTACCTGGATTACATGGAGGAGGGGATCGCCCGGCGCAAGGCCGAGGCGGAGGCGCTCATGGCGGCCGCCGAGGGGGTCCTCGCCGACTATCCCGGGCAGACCGTGTTGTGGCGTGATCTCCAGGAACGCGGGGAAGCCCTGCGGGATGATCTCCGTGACATCGCCTTCGATCTCCACGACCACCCCGAGGAGGCCTTCGAGGAGTTCCATGCCAGGCAGGTGATCGTCGACAAGCTCGCGGCGCGCGGGTTCACCGCTGAGACCGGCGTCTACGGCGTGGAGACCGCCCTGGAGGCGAGCTGGACCACCCGGGGGTATGACGCGACGCGTCATCCCACCATCGCCATCCTCGCCGAATACGATGCACTGCCCGAGATCGGGCACGCCTGCGGGCACAATATCATCGCCGCCGCCGGTGTCGGCGCCTTCCTCACCGCGACGGCCGTGCTTGCCGACGCCGAACGCACCGCCCCCGACGGCCTCGGCTTCGAGGGACGGCTCGTGCTGCTGGGCACCCCCGCCGAGGAGGGCCACTCCGGCAAGGAATACATGATCGCCGGCGGTGCCTTCGAGGGCATTGACGCCGCCATCATGATCCACCCCTTCGCCTATGACATCGCCGAACACGTCTGGGTCGGACGACGCACCATGACCGCCACCTTCCACGGGGTCTCCGCGCACGCCTCCGCCCAGCCGTTCATGGGCCGCAACGCCCTCGACGCCGCCAGCCTGGCCTACCAGGGCCTCGGCGTGCTGCGCCAACAGATGCCCCCGAGCGACCGCCTCCACGCGATCGTCACCGAGGGCGGCAACCGCCCCAGCGTCATCCCGGACGAGGCGAGGATGGCGGTGTACGTCCGGTCCCTGCTGCCCGAGGCACTGGTGGAATTGTCCACCCGCGTCAACGATGTCATGGAGGGCGCCGCGAAGATGGCCGGGGTCGGCCTGGAACTGAACTGGGACATCCACCCCGCCAGCCTCCCGGTACGCAACAACCACGTCCTGGCCACCCGCTGGGCCCGCACCCAGCAGCTGCGGGGCCGCACCGCCCTGCCCGCCGGGATCCTGCCCGACACACTGGCGGCCTCCACCGACTTCGGCAACGTCTCCCACATCATCCCCGGCATCCACCCCATGGTGAAGATCTCCCCGGAGAATGTCGCCCTGCACACGAGGGAATTCGCCGTCTACGCCCGCACCGAGGAAGCCGTGGACGCCGCGGTGGACTCCTCCATAGGCCTGGCGCAGGTGGCGGTCGACGCCCTGGCCGACCCCCGGCTGCTCGCCGCGGCCCGCG